A single region of the Oncorhynchus keta strain PuntledgeMale-10-30-2019 chromosome 37, Oket_V2, whole genome shotgun sequence genome encodes:
- the LOC127916766 gene encoding uncharacterized protein LOC127916766 isoform X2 has translation MISGLPTRQTGNIISGLVTRQTGNIISGLVTRQTGNIISGLPTRQTGNIISGLPTRQTGNMISGLVTRQTGNIISGLPTRQTGNMISGLVTRQTGNIISGLVTRQTGNMISGLVTRQTGNIISGLVTRQTGSMISGLVTRQTGNIISGLVTRQTGNIISGLVTRQTGNIISGLPPGRQGTSSLASPPGRQGA, from the exons ATGATCTCTGGCCTCCCCACCAGGCAGACAGGGAACATCATCTCTGGCCTCGTCACCAGGCAGACAG GGAACATCATCTCTGGCCTCGTCACCAGGCAGACAGGGAACATCATCTCTGGCCTCCCCACCAGGCAGACAGGGAACATCATCTCTGGCCTCCCCACCAGGCAGACAGGGAACATGATCTCTGGCCTCGTCACCAGGCAGACAGGGAACATCATCTCTGGCCTCCCCACCAGGCAGACAGGGAACATGATCTCTGGCCTCGTCACCAGGCAGACAGGGAACATCATCTCTGGCCTCGTCACCAGGCAGACAGGGAACATGATCTCTGGCCTCGTCACCAGGCAGACAGGGAACATCATCTCTGGCCTCGTCACCAGGCAGACAGGGAGCATGATCTCTGGCCTCGTCACCAGGCAGACAGGGAACATCATCTCTGGCCTCGTCACCAGGCAGACAGGGAACATCATCTCTGGCCTCGTCACCAGGCAGACAGGGAACATCATCTCTGGCCTCCCACCAGGCAGACAGGGAACATCATCTCTGGCCTCCCCACCAGGCAGACAGGGAGCATGA
- the LOC127916766 gene encoding uncharacterized protein LOC127916766 isoform X1 has product MISGLPTRQTGNIISGLVTRQTGNIISGLVTRQTGSMISGLVTRQTGNMISGLVTRQTGNIISGLVTRQTGNIISGLPTRQTGNIISGLPTRQTGNMISGLVTRQTGNIISGLPTRQTGNMISGLVTRQTGNIISGLVTRQTGNMISGLVTRQTGNIISGLVTRQTGSMISGLVTRQTGNIISGLVTRQTGNIISGLVTRQTGNIISGLPPGRQGTSSLASPPGRQGA; this is encoded by the exons ATGATCTCTGGCCTCCCCACCAGGCAGACAGGGAACATCATCTCTGGCCTCGTCACCAGGCAGACAG GGAACATCATCTCTGGCCTCGTCACCAGGCAGACAGGGAGCATGATCTCTGGCCTCGTCACCAGGCAGACAGGGAACATGATCTCTGGCCTCGTCACCAGGCAGACAGGGAACATCATCTCTGGCCTCGTCACCAGGCAGACAGGGAACATCATCTCTGGCCTCCCCACCAGGCAGACAGGGAACATCATCTCTGGCCTCCCCACCAGGCAGACAGGGAACATGATCTCTGGCCTCGTCACCAGGCAGACAGGGAACATCATCTCTGGCCTCCCCACCAGGCAGACAGGGAACATGATCTCTGGCCTCGTCACCAGGCAGACAGGGAACATCATCTCTGGCCTCGTCACCAGGCAGACAGGGAACATGATCTCTGGCCTCGTCACCAGGCAGACAGGGAACATCATCTCTGGCCTCGTCACCAGGCAGACAGGGAGCATGATCTCTGGCCTCGTCACCAGGCAGACAGGGAACATCATCTCTGGCCTCGTCACCAGGCAGACAGGGAACATCATCTCTGGCCTCGTCACCAGGCAGACAGGGAACATCATCTCTGGCCTCCCACCAGGCAGACAGGGAACATCATCTCTGGCCTCCCCACCAGGCAGACAGGGAGCATGA
- the faimb gene encoding fas apoptotic inhibitory molecule b: MMAGDVVGIWEVALSDGVYRIEFEHGTATGKRVVWINGQEVLRRDWMFKLVGKETFTVGGMETKATVNIEAISGFTYEYTLEIDGKSLQKFIDNRSKVTKTWVLQVDGVDCRIVLEKDTMDVWFNGQKMETEGEFVDDGTETHFTVADHECCIKALSSGKKRAGIVHYLMVDGEAVAGWTD, translated from the exons ATGATGGCCGGAGATGTTGTTGGTATCTGGGAGGTGGCGTTAAGCGATGGGGTTTACAGGATTGAGTTTGAACACGGCACGGCGACAGGGAAGAGGGTTGTTTGGATCAATGGACAG GAGGTGCTCAGAAGAGATTGGATGTTCAAACTGGTTGGAAAGGAGACCTTCACAGTGGGAGGCATGGAAACAAAAGCAACAGTAAACATTGAGGCTATCAGTGGCTTTACCTACGAGTACACCTTGGAGATTGATGGCAAGAGTCTCCAGAAGTTCATAGATAACAGATCCAAAGTCACTAAGACGTGGGTGCTGCAAGTGGATGGTGTTGACTGCAGGATTGTCCTTG AAAAGGACACAATGGAtgtatggttcaatgggcagaaAATGGAGACCGAG GGAGAGTTTGTGGATGACGGAACAGAGACACACTTCACGGTGGCAGACCATGAATGCTGCATCAAGGCTTTGAGCAGTGGGAAGAAGAGAGCTGGCATCGTCCATTACTTAATGGTGGATGGGGAAGCAGTGGCCGGCTGGACAGATTGA
- the LOC127916764 gene encoding coiled-coil domain-containing protein 80-like translates to MYTQQRDEYLEHVCELGVRKISLITIFGSLTNGTMKMDHYQAEKDQPLKGMKEEDFTNQPLIRALRNELGLIFDDYYMVLTDFDMKVKQEYEVPIAMTAVFDYIDTFSSRIKEMEQQKRQGVTCKKEDKSKSLENFLSRFRWRRRLFVISSSDDEEWAYQQQLYALTSQACNLGLRHLSVLKLIGKDMEDMGGTLELYPINGTATVEREDVSPSLVQDIRNYFQISPEYFSMLLVGKDGNVKSWYPSPMWSMSIIYDLVDSMQLRRQEMAIQQSLGMRCPEDEYGGYGHDRDPDGYHRGYGY, encoded by the exons ATGTACACGCAGCAGAGagatgagtatctggagcatgtGTGTGAATTGGGCGTCAGAAAAATCTCTCTTATCACCATCTTTGGCTCTCTGACCAATGGCACCATGAAGATGGACCATTACCAGGCTG AGAAGGATCAGCCTCTGAAAGGCATGAAAGAAGAGGACTTCACCAACCAGCCCCTCATCAGAGCCTTGAGGAATGAGTTGGGGCTGATATTTGACGACTACTATATGGTGCTGACTGACTTTGATATGAAAGTGAAG CAAGAATATGAGGTGCCCATCGCCATGACGGCTGTGTTTGACTACATAGACACATTCTCTTCTCGCATCAAGGAGATGGAACAGCAGAAGAGACAAGGAGTGACGTGTAAGAAAGAAGACAAATCCAAATCTCTGGAGAACTTCCTCTCACG GTTCCGCTGGAGACGCAGGCTGTTTGtgatctcctcctctgacgacgAGGAATGGGCCTATCAGCAGCAGCTCTACGCCCTGACTAGCCAGGCCTGCAATCTGG GCCTGCGCCACTTGTCTGTGCTGAAGCTGATTGGAAAGGACATGGAGGATATGGGCGGGACCCTTGAGCTATACCCAATCAACG GGACTGCCACTGTGGAACGTGAGGACGTTTCTCCCTCTCTGGTGCAGGACATCAGGAACTACTTCCAGATCAGCCCAGAGTACTTCTCTATGCTGCTGGTGGGGAAAGACGGCAACGTCAAGTCCTGGTATCCGTCTCCCATGTGGTCCATGTCCATCATATATGACCTGGTTGACTCCATGCAGCTCCGCAGACAGGAGATGGCTATCCAGCAGTCCCTTGGCATGCGCTGTCCTGAGGATGAGTATGGGGGCTACGGTCATGACAGAGACCCGGATGGTTACCACCGTGGATATGGTTACTAA
- the LOC127916609 gene encoding coiled-coil domain-containing protein 80-like — translation MTSHRDRMQRDEKAEPPRRGKEPPSRRMMPSRRIPQQPKKPINQVGSGTGTSQDNSKQVTVEAVQAQSTPAHTVPGSAGSLNVLASFAGKNRVLVISAPHDSDGYYRLMMTLLKSDVYCQMAERHMQMIVMFHQEGERGGKVRRVNAKGQVTEEPLDTVLIPRLMNFLKLEEGKFGMVLLRKTLQVEERYPYPVRLEAMYEVMDQTHMRKLEKARQRGFVQRCKAAGVEGQVVESQGQGVLTMGSEVTVNSTVERVPVRKGVQRPAQGPKAGTVTTTRPTTKPTMTTKATTITTKPTTTTTTKPTRTKKKTTTTTTKPPPTTKATTTITTAKPTTTTTRKTTTTTTKPTTTTTTIKTTPHWDLEVPTTDESSYILSETHKNGIDDVTESHRDQYEEDTTDDTKHGRQVVTSPTQLTNNKPTEGVEELGSELKVDSDAQVETASPKKSKVKRPVNAERKKKADKSGKKSKADKKRLKATKDSDGGFYRGRRPGKKAVINQEKEADNKRPPTKQPNLLVSFFGHFEKRRRLLVSILL, via the exons ATGACGAGCCATCGTGACAGAATGCAGAGAGATGAGAAAGCTGAGCCTCCAAGAAGAGGAAAAGAACCACCAAGCAGAAGGATGATGCCAAGCAGAAGAATACCCCAACAACCAAAGAAACCCATAAACCAGGTTGGCAGTGGAACTGGCACATCTCAAGACAACAGTAAACAAGTGACAGTGGAGGCGGTTCAGGCTCAGTCCACACCAGCCCACACCGTCCCCGGCAGCGCCGGCTCCCTCAACGTCCTGGCCAGCTTCGCAGGGAAGAACCGGGTCCTGGTCATCTCCGCCCCACATGACTCAGACGGTTACTATCGCCTGATGATGACCCTCCTCAAGTCGGACGTCTACTGCCAGATGGCGGAGCGGCACATGCAGATGATAGTGATGTTCCACCAGGAGGGAGAGCGAGGCGGGAAGGTGCGGCGGGTCAACGCCAAGGGACAGGTGACGGAGGAGCCCCTGGATACGGTCCTCATCCCCAGGCTAATGAACTTCCTGAAGCTGGAGGAGGGGAAGTTTGGCATGGTTCTCCTGAGGAAGACCCtccaggtggaggagaggtacCCGTACCCGGTCAGGCTGGAGGCTATGTACGAGGTGATGGACCAGACCCACATGCGCAAGCTGGAGAAGGCCAGGCAGAGAGGCTTCGTGCAGAGGTGCAAGGCGGCCGGTGTTGAGGGCCAGGTGGTTGAGTCTCAGGGCCAGGGGGTATTGACCATGGGGTCAGAGGTCACAGTGAACTCTACAGTGGAGAGGGTGCCAGTGAGGAAAGGGGTGCAGAGACCAGCTCAAGGACCAAAGGCTGGGACAGTTACCACAACCCGACCAACCACAAAACCAACTATGACCACAAAGGCAACCACAATTACAACAAAgccaaccacaaccaccacaactaaaccaacaagaacaaaaaaaaaaacaactacaaccacaacaaaaccaccaccaacaacaaaagCAACCACAACCATAACTACAGCAAAgccaaccacaaccaccaccagaAAAACAACCACGACCACAACAAAACCAACAACTACTACAACGACCATAAAA ACAACACCGCACTGGGACCTAGAGGTCCCCACCACAGACGAATCCTCCTACATCCTCTCAGAGACCCACAAAAATGGCATAGATGACGTTACAGAATCCCACAGAGACCAATATGAAGAAGACACAACCGACGATACCAAACATGGCCGACAAGTTGTTACCTCTCCAACTCAGCTCACTAACAACAAACCAACTGAAGGAGTGGAAGAGCTGGGCAGTGAACTTAAGGTTGACTCTGATGCACAGGTGGAAACAGCTTCCCCCAAGAAGAGCAAGGTCAAGCGGCCTGTCAATGCAGAGAGGAAGAAAAAGGCTGATAAATCAGGCAAAAAGAGTAAAGCAGACAAGAAAAGGTTGAAGGCTACTAAAGACAGTGATGGGGGCTTCTATCGTGGCAGGAGACCAGGGAAGAAGGCCGTTATTAACCAGGAGAAAGAAGCAGACAACAAGAGGCCCCCCACCAAACAGCCAAACCTCTTAGTATCCTTTTTTGGTCATTTTGAGAAGAGACGACGTCTACTTGTGAGTATTCTGTT GTGA
- the agap1 gene encoding arf-GAP with GTPase, ANK repeat and PH domain-containing protein 1 has product MNYQQHLANSAAIRSEIQRFESVHPNIYSIYELLERVEEPILQNQIREHVIAIEDSAYPDLCILLHLFLLNHIHPQTAVQHYITLLSPTF; this is encoded by the exons ATGAACTATCAGCAGCACCTTGCAAACTCGGCTGCCATTCGGTCTGAGATCCAGAGGTTCGAATCCGTCCATCCAAACATCTACTCCATATATGAACTGCTGGAGCGCGTGGAAGAGCCCATCCTGCAGAATCAGATTCGAGAACATGTCATCGCCATTGAAG ACTCCGCATACCCTGATCTCTGTATTCTGCTGCATTTGTTCCTGCTAAATCACATCCATCCCCAGACAGCAGTACAGCACTACATCACACTGCTCTCCCCCACATTCTGA